Proteins from a single region of Butyrivibrio fibrisolvens:
- a CDS encoding serpin family protein, whose translation MKKRIIASLLSIVTVSSLITGCSSPKILGSSNIPDITSLYDPSSVSAETLAGRNADYNNALIQYVEKNGFAQENYMISPTSFRAAMALAIAGADNETKDELLHAMGFNDMDELVAWYVSVTESVDKYSEWLEDAQKDFDKNKDDYGDDATEPSGAFDLENSIWRNTTAASGELSQDYMDYVAKNFGAAANNVSADEITDAVNNWVNENTDGLIPSISNNLSAADLVLINTLYLKSSWRNDFSEYDTEEGDFTTITGDVVQKDFMNQTEEFMYYEDDDCKFVILPMNGGVDAVFILGDATGIMDKIPEASREDVSVSIPKFETETSFSQNELIGFCKERGATSAFEEGADFSLMSDEMSLFITDIIQKTKIEVDEKGVKAAAATDIMMCDACAQEEEKPKEFIADQPFTYMILTDSEIPELLFYGQLVK comes from the coding sequence ATGAAAAAAAGAATCATAGCATCACTTCTTTCAATAGTAACTGTTTCAAGTCTTATAACAGGATGTTCCAGTCCCAAAATTCTTGGAAGCAGCAACATCCCAGACATTACCAGCCTCTATGATCCATCAAGTGTATCAGCAGAAACTCTTGCCGGCCGTAATGCTGACTACAATAATGCACTTATCCAATACGTTGAAAAAAATGGTTTTGCTCAGGAAAACTACATGATATCCCCAACTTCCTTCAGAGCTGCCATGGCTCTTGCTATCGCAGGTGCCGATAATGAAACCAAAGATGAACTATTACACGCCATGGGCTTTAATGACATGGATGAACTTGTAGCATGGTACGTGAGCGTAACTGAATCTGTAGATAAATATAGCGAATGGCTGGAAGATGCCCAGAAAGATTTTGATAAAAACAAAGATGATTACGGCGATGATGCTACAGAGCCAAGCGGAGCCTTTGACCTCGAGAATTCCATCTGGCGTAACACTACAGCCGCAAGCGGAGAACTTTCTCAGGATTATATGGATTATGTGGCAAAGAACTTTGGTGCTGCAGCAAACAATGTTTCTGCCGATGAGATCACAGATGCAGTCAATAACTGGGTCAATGAAAATACAGACGGTCTTATTCCGTCTATCAGCAACAATCTGTCAGCTGCTGATCTTGTCCTTATCAATACCTTGTACCTTAAATCCTCCTGGAGAAACGATTTTAGTGAATATGATACTGAAGAAGGCGACTTTACAACAATTACAGGAGATGTAGTTCAGAAAGACTTCATGAATCAGACAGAAGAATTCATGTACTATGAAGATGATGATTGCAAATTTGTTATTCTTCCTATGAACGGCGGAGTAGATGCAGTATTTATCTTAGGTGATGCTACAGGCATAATGGATAAGATACCTGAAGCTTCCAGAGAAGATGTTAGCGTAAGTATCCCAAAATTTGAAACTGAAACTTCTTTTAGCCAGAACGAGCTTATAGGCTTTTGCAAAGAGCGAGGTGCAACCTCTGCATTTGAAGAAGGAGCAGACTTTTCTCTTATGAGTGATGAGATGAGCCTTTTCATAACAGATATCATTCAGAAAACAAAAATAGAAGTTGATGAAAAAGGCGTTAAGGCAGCTGCTGCCACAGATATCATGATGTGCGACGCATGTGCACAGGAAGAAGAAAAGCCAAAGGAATTCATTGCTGACCAGCCATTTACATACATGATCCTCACGGACAGTGAAATTCCTGAGCTCCTGTTCTATGGCCAGCTTGTAAAATAA
- a CDS encoding RNA methyltransferase → MISSAANEKVKKIAAYNAKNRLRREDKVFIVEGIRMQVEIPAELILETYVSESFLEKASGKDKEYLMSLPNGYEAVTEQVFKKMSDTKAPQGILSLVRQVEYKDEDLFMPAKNRDGSSTGLKPLILILEGIQDPGNLGTIFRSAEGAGVTGIYMSSDCADVYNSKVVRSTMGAIFRQPFRYTDDLLGTIKMLKDKGIVSYAAHLKGTKNYDELDFTKGTAFLIGNEGNGLSKEIADAADEYLLIPMLGQVESMNAATSAALLGFEAARQRRMG, encoded by the coding sequence ATGATAAGTAGTGCAGCTAATGAAAAAGTAAAAAAGATTGCAGCGTATAATGCTAAAAACCGCCTTCGTAGGGAAGATAAGGTTTTTATAGTTGAAGGAATAAGAATGCAGGTGGAAATTCCGGCGGAGCTTATTCTTGAGACTTATGTGTCTGAATCATTTTTGGAAAAGGCATCAGGGAAGGATAAAGAGTATTTGATGAGTCTTCCTAATGGATATGAAGCGGTGACGGAGCAGGTGTTTAAGAAGATGTCGGATACTAAGGCGCCGCAGGGGATTCTATCGCTGGTAAGGCAGGTTGAGTATAAGGATGAAGATTTGTTTATGCCTGCTAAGAATAGGGATGGATCAAGTACGGGGCTTAAGCCGCTGATTCTTATTCTTGAAGGGATTCAGGATCCGGGGAATCTGGGGACGATATTTAGAAGTGCGGAAGGTGCTGGGGTTACCGGGATATATATGAGTAGCGACTGCGCGGATGTGTATAACTCTAAGGTTGTAAGATCTACTATGGGAGCTATATTCCGTCAGCCGTTCAGGTATACGGATGATCTTCTGGGAACTATAAAGATGTTGAAAGATAAGGGCATAGTTAGTTATGCGGCTCATCTTAAGGGAACTAAGAATTATGATGAGCTAGACTTTACAAAGGGAACAGCATTTCTTATAGGTAACGAAGGAAATGGTCTTAGTAAGGAGATCGCAGATGCGGCGGATGAGTATCTGTTGATACCGATGCTGGGGCAGGTAGAGTCGATGAATGCGGCAACATCCGCGGCGCTGCTTGGGTTTGAAGCGGCAAGGCAGAGGCGTATGGGTTAA
- the proC gene encoding pyrroline-5-carboxylate reductase: MVIGFIGLGNMAKAMIGGILKKDIVSCEDIIGSAATKKTCEKVSEKFGIQTRDSNRKVAQEADVIILAVKPQYFTQVIAEIMDDVDENKLVISIAAGKTLKWIEGAFEKKVKLIRVMPNTPALVGEGCTAVCRNELVSDEELAFAMSIFESFGQASVVNENLMDVVGGVSGSSPAYAFMFIEAMADAAVEGGMPRKQAYQFAAQSLLGSAKMVLETGKHPGELKDMVCSPGGTTIAAVRVLEEKGFRGAVIDAIKACIDKTKQL; encoded by the coding sequence ATGGTTATAGGTTTTATCGGACTCGGAAATATGGCTAAGGCCATGATCGGTGGCATCTTGAAGAAGGATATCGTATCCTGTGAAGATATAATCGGTTCAGCTGCTACTAAGAAGACTTGTGAGAAAGTCAGTGAGAAATTTGGCATTCAGACAAGGGATTCAAACCGTAAGGTGGCTCAGGAAGCTGATGTTATAATCCTTGCTGTTAAGCCTCAGTATTTTACCCAAGTAATAGCTGAGATAATGGATGATGTAGATGAGAATAAGCTTGTTATTTCAATTGCAGCAGGCAAGACCCTGAAATGGATCGAGGGCGCTTTTGAGAAGAAGGTTAAGCTTATCCGTGTAATGCCTAATACACCGGCGCTTGTAGGCGAAGGTTGCACTGCAGTATGCAGAAATGAGCTTGTATCTGACGAGGAGCTTGCATTTGCAATGTCTATCTTCGAAAGCTTTGGACAGGCAAGTGTTGTTAATGAAAATCTTATGGACGTAGTTGGAGGTGTAAGCGGATCAAGCCCTGCCTATGCGTTCATGTTCATAGAAGCTATGGCTGATGCAGCTGTTGAAGGCGGTATGCCTAGAAAGCAGGCTTATCAGTTTGCTGCCCAGTCTCTTCTTGGTAGTGCAAAGATGGTTCTTGAAACAGGTAAGCATCCGGGAGAACTTAAGGATATGGTATGTTCACCAGGAGGAACAACTATCGCTGCTGTAAGAGTTCTTGAAGAAAAGGGATTCAGAGGTGCGGTTATCGATGCTATCAAAGCTTGCATAGATAAGACCAAGCAGCTGTAA